CCACGccaaggggaaggaaaggggggaagattATAAGAGGCAAATAAAACATTACTTTAAAGTGACAGTCAATATCGAAACATGCAGAAAACGTTGTTAAGGGATTGTGTGTCCACAAGGTCATCCAATTGATCAATCGTTGGGTAGCTCAAGGAGTTATTATGCTGATTTGGTTGAGTACCAACCCCTCGAAAGGCTCAAACACTTCAGTTGGTTGAGAGGTTGCGCGCACAAATCACCGTTCCAACAGGACTGCAGAAAGATGCATCAagtggaaaataaaacaagaaagactTAAACGGTGAGAAAGGCTGGCAAATGTGCCACTGCACGCTACTCAATCTTGACTAACGGTACTTCCAAATTAAATGTATATCATGGAACGGGAGTCATTATATTTGGTAGGAAAGGCGATGTAACTGAATTCTACAAGGGTTTTAGTGGGTTGGCTTGTAGTTATCGTGAACAAAGGTGACGCGATGGAAATGAATTTCAAGGGGCTATTGAAAACGATGCGACACGAAGTTAATGTGGCCATGCTAAATATTTTCATATCACTTCCCCCTCGCCGCCGTAAAGGTAGAATTTTTTGCATCATGTGGAAATCCACCCTTAAAGTCACCAACCGTCAGGTGTTCGTCTTCATGCAGCAcagtttttcattttttttttatatttttgtctCGCTGCAACGGAGGTGATCACAGAAGTGAATATGTTGGAGTGCATCGCCCCAAGAATTTGGCAGCAAAACAGTGGTAGCACTTCAAATTTGGTTTTTTTGACTATATCCACGACTGGAATAATAACACTGGTAATATAAAAATACGGCAACGAATAATCGGAcgaattttttttcgaaGTACCACGTAAACTGTACTTTGTGTGTGCCatcaaaacagaaacaaatcgttatttaaaaaaaaataaaaatacttTCGGCTACCCAGTGACATgtctattatttttactattttgttttatttaccctcttatttatttgtcgttttgaaaaaaagaaatacttTGTGCATAATCATACAGACACAGTACAGTTTAGAGGTTGGGTTGCTAAGATAATATGAAAAAAGGCAACCGTCGCGGCCGCTACCGAAAGAGACGAAGCTCGAGATCGCCTTTATTTTGGGTTGCATTGGCTGCATTGGTTTTGTTGACTTTGTCGACAGGGTTGAATGTATGGCTTGCTGTTGAGTACGCATCcaagaaaaaggtggaaacCAATTTGGAGCTGGCCGAGAAGGCATGCGGATTATAGCGTTGCCATGCTAGGCAGGTACCAACCTTGTTCTCCCTGTGGTGATGCACATTTATAatggacttttttttttagttgttgttgttacatTGTCGGTACATGCGGAAGAAGGATTGTTGGTGAatttctttgtgtgtttatttctCACAGGCTGTTGCGGCATAAGTATTAAATTCCTTCTATTGTGTGAACCTACAGGACAAAGGAGGAACAGGGATGGTTTGCTTTTAAAACGATGCcaccatttttcttctatgTTGTGCACATATGCGTTGTTGAATAAAATGAAGTAAAGAGCCCGGCCGAGTGGAGTGGCGCGGTGTGGGaatacataaaaataataataagaacatGAGCACCTTCGCGGTACTAAATGGTGTCATAATATTAGCGGTATTCGTTGTAACCGCTGCTTGCTTAGATGATCAAAAGCCTataagggagggagggaaagcgCTGAGTGGAGAGGCTGCAAAACATCTCTGCCGCATCAAACAGATAAGTGAATTGCTCGGAAGCCGTGCAGAGTTTGAGCTAATTAGGGACGGATCCAAGTTTACCAGCGAGCGACAAGTCCTTCGTAATGTCCAGGATAAAATAACGGAAGGGGTCAAAGGCATAAATGAGTTGTTCGGTAGGCACTGTCGGCGAGTGTCCTTGGGAATTGAAGGAGGTGGGAGCGACATGCTTTCCAACCCAAATTGCGAAGATAGtgataaaaaagagggaacggGGGAAGCCACTGACCAAGGCAGTGGGACGCTGTCTGAAGAGGGTATTATCCAATGCGAACACGATAATTTTCTGCGTGATTTCCTAATTCGGGGTGCCCTCGAGGCATACAGAAGTCAAATGGAGcagtgggaaaagaaaaaaccgacagaaggaaacaaaacgagTACGGAGGGTAAAGGAGATGAATCGTCAAAAAAACACGAGGACCAATGCCAGCAGATGGGATACAGCGTTCATGGGGCCTGCACCGTATCAGAGCAAAAATGGAGGCAACATCTGGAAGAGGCTGTGAAGCTCATGGAAAGCATAATTGTagtgaaaaaggaagacgtTTGTGGGGTAtcgaaagaaggggagacGCAAAAATAAATGCGGGTGACAGTGGAAGGCAATGGGGAAGTGGGGTGTAGGGAAtgccttttgttttcatttctttctttgggGTCCGTTGGTATCGGTAGCTGCAGGCATATAGTTGCTTGAAAGTGTGCGAGGGTAACTGCGGACGTATATGTAAATATGCACAAATTTGTGCTTTTTCTTATTCCGGGTATTTAGGTGTGAATTATGTGTTCCCTGGAGGTAGAGTGTCATCCATATGCGTGCCCTTTGGTAGGACAC
This region of Trypanosoma brucei gambiense DAL972 chromosome 10, complete sequence genomic DNA includes:
- a CDS encoding T. brucei spp.-specific protein, which gives rise to MSTFAVLNGVIILAVFVVTAACLDDQKPIREGGKALSGEAAKHLCRIKQISELLGSRAEFELIRDGSKFTSERQVLRNVQDKITEGVKGINELFGRHCRRVSLGIEGGGSDMLSNPNCEDSDKKEGTGEATDQGSGTLSEEGIIQCEHDNFLRDFLIRGALEAYRSQMEQWEKKKPTEGNKTSTEGKGDESSKKHEDQCQQMGYSVHGACTVSEQKWRQHLEEAVKLMESIIVVKKEDVCGVSKEGETQK